A single Flavobacterium sp. 1 DNA region contains:
- a CDS encoding prephenate dehydratase — protein sequence MRTKIAIQGIIGSFHHQVAQDYFYQNIEVDECLSFEELVASLLSGKSDQAVMAIENSIAGPIIPNYALIDKNNLHIIGEHYLDIHQNLMALKGQKIEDIQEVHSHPMALLQCMEFLKKYPNIKLVEDKDTAETARRIHEKQLKGIAAIASKTASEMYDLEILAPEIQTINNNMTRFVIIKKEKEYAEETEISRASIKFELDHKRGSLAAVLNVMSDCKLNLTKIQSLPKIETPWKYSFFVDVTFEKYEDFAKAKSLLQIMAEYFKVLGEYKNTKP from the coding sequence ATGAGAACGAAAATTGCAATACAAGGAATTATAGGATCTTTCCACCATCAAGTGGCTCAAGACTATTTTTATCAAAATATAGAAGTAGACGAATGTCTGTCTTTTGAAGAATTGGTAGCTAGTTTATTGTCGGGGAAATCAGATCAAGCAGTAATGGCCATAGAAAATTCCATCGCGGGACCAATAATTCCAAATTACGCACTGATTGACAAAAACAATCTTCACATTATTGGAGAGCATTATTTGGATATTCATCAAAATTTAATGGCACTCAAAGGTCAAAAAATAGAAGATATCCAAGAAGTGCATTCACATCCGATGGCTTTATTGCAATGTATGGAGTTTTTGAAAAAATATCCAAACATAAAATTGGTAGAAGACAAGGATACTGCCGAAACTGCCAGAAGAATTCACGAAAAACAATTAAAAGGGATTGCTGCAATTGCAAGCAAAACAGCATCCGAAATGTATGATCTGGAAATTCTGGCTCCCGAAATCCAAACGATAAACAATAATATGACTCGTTTTGTGATTATCAAAAAAGAAAAAGAATATGCAGAAGAAACCGAAATCAGCAGAGCTTCGATAAAATTTGAATTGGATCACAAAAGAGGAAGCCTTGCGGCAGTACTGAATGTAATGAGTGACTGCAAATTGAATTTGACTAAAATTCAGTCGCTGCCAAAAATTGAAACGCCTTGGAAATATTCGTTTTTCGTAGATGTAACTTTTGAGAAATACGAAGACTTTGCTAAAGCAAAATCACTATTGCAGATTATGGCTGAGTATTTTAAAGTATTGGGAGAATATAAAAACACCAAACCCTAA
- a CDS encoding sugar-binding domain-containing protein has protein sequence MINVLKRFFCVSLFLVFCFSAYSQEFSRKKYNFNSDWKFKAEDLNGAEAIDYKTADWTSVTLPYAFNENEAFKKDITQLTTGIVWYRKKFKLPEDANDKKVFVEFEGVRQGGTIYVNGQKVGLHENGVMAFGYDISALVKPYPAENTIALRIDNDWKYKEQETGSTFQWNNNNFNANYGGIPKNVYLHLTGKLYQTLPLYSTLKTIGTYVYASDINITKKTALITAETEVKNEYPTAKTFTYDVQVFDLEGKKTADFSGSKTILNSGETKIINASKELQNLHFWSWGYGYLYTVKTILKIDGKEIDAVTTKTGFRKTAFRNGEVVLNDRVLQMKGYAQRTSNEWPAIGMSVPAWLSDFSNQMIVESNGNLVRWMHVTPWKQDVESCDRVGLIQAMPAGDAEKDSKGAQWTQRVNLMRDAIIYNRNNPSILFYESGNEVISEEHMREMKSLRDTYDPFGGRAIGSREMLDSKVAEYGGEMLYINKSAGKPLWATEYSRDEGLRKYWDEFSPPFHKEGTGGTNHSNVNGSKVADASSYNHNQDTHAIENVTRWFDYYRERPGTGKRVNSGGVNIIFSDSNTHFRGAENYRRSGEVDAMRIPKDGFYAHQVMWDGWVDIEKYRTHIIGHWNYTNEVTKNIYVVSSGAKVELFVNGKSKGFGRQSTQFLFTFENIHWESGSVKAVSYDANNKVLSEDQKTTSGTPFAIRLTPRTSTQGLLANGADVALVDVEVVDKKGNRCVLDNSLIEFYLNGNAEWLGGIAQGPDNYILSKNLPVENGVNRIMIRSTLNAGEITVSAKFKGLQSAKVILKSKPFLTKDGLTEQLPSDKTPSYLGRGATPETPSYTIKRTPVFISSATASANADDANKSYDDNELTEWANDGKISTGKIIYTLAEPAIVNETVVKFTGWRSKSYPIRILANGKEVYQGNTEQSLGYITIPLKPVLAKEITIELTGSNSEKDGFETIVEVDPNKELDLFKDKEAAKTKGQLRIVEIEFYKKNDEQN, from the coding sequence ATGATAAATGTTTTAAAACGCTTTTTTTGTGTTTCGTTATTTTTAGTTTTCTGTTTTTCTGCTTATTCCCAAGAATTCAGCAGAAAGAAATACAATTTTAATTCGGATTGGAAATTCAAGGCAGAAGACCTAAACGGAGCAGAAGCAATTGATTATAAAACTGCCGATTGGACTTCCGTAACGCTTCCCTATGCTTTTAATGAAAATGAAGCTTTCAAAAAAGACATTACACAGCTAACTACTGGAATTGTTTGGTATCGAAAGAAATTCAAACTGCCAGAAGACGCAAATGATAAAAAAGTTTTTGTCGAATTCGAAGGTGTTCGTCAAGGTGGCACTATTTATGTCAATGGGCAAAAAGTCGGGCTTCACGAAAATGGAGTAATGGCTTTTGGATATGACATTTCAGCATTAGTAAAACCATACCCAGCCGAAAACACTATTGCTCTTCGTATTGATAATGACTGGAAGTATAAAGAACAGGAAACCGGATCTACTTTTCAGTGGAATAATAATAATTTTAATGCCAATTATGGAGGAATTCCAAAGAATGTTTACCTTCATTTAACGGGTAAATTATACCAAACGCTTCCGTTGTATTCTACTCTAAAAACAATTGGAACTTATGTTTATGCTTCTGACATAAATATTACCAAAAAAACAGCTTTAATAACCGCAGAAACCGAAGTTAAAAATGAATATCCTACAGCTAAAACCTTCACTTATGACGTACAGGTTTTTGACCTTGAAGGTAAAAAAACAGCTGATTTCTCAGGATCAAAAACAATTTTAAATTCTGGTGAAACCAAAATTATTAACGCATCAAAAGAATTACAGAATCTGCATTTCTGGAGTTGGGGTTATGGGTATTTGTACACTGTAAAAACCATTTTGAAAATTGACGGTAAAGAAATTGATGCCGTTACTACCAAAACCGGTTTTAGAAAAACTGCTTTTAGAAATGGTGAAGTGGTGTTAAACGACCGTGTGCTTCAAATGAAAGGCTATGCACAGCGCACCAGCAATGAATGGCCTGCAATCGGAATGTCTGTACCAGCTTGGCTGAGTGATTTCAGCAATCAAATGATTGTAGAGAGCAATGGAAATTTAGTACGATGGATGCACGTTACGCCTTGGAAACAAGATGTAGAATCTTGCGATAGAGTTGGTCTAATCCAAGCCATGCCTGCTGGTGATGCCGAAAAAGATTCAAAAGGAGCACAATGGACGCAGCGCGTTAATTTAATGCGCGATGCCATAATTTACAATCGAAATAATCCGAGTATTTTATTTTATGAATCAGGAAACGAAGTAATCAGCGAAGAACACATGCGCGAGATGAAAAGTTTGCGCGATACTTATGATCCTTTTGGCGGAAGAGCTATCGGTTCTCGCGAAATGCTGGACAGCAAAGTAGCAGAGTACGGCGGTGAAATGCTGTATATTAACAAAAGTGCCGGCAAACCTCTTTGGGCAACCGAATATTCCCGAGACGAAGGCTTGAGGAAATATTGGGACGAATTCTCTCCTCCTTTCCATAAAGAAGGAACAGGCGGTACAAACCATTCCAATGTTAACGGATCAAAAGTGGCAGATGCCAGTTCATATAACCATAATCAAGATACACATGCCATCGAAAATGTAACGCGCTGGTTTGACTATTATCGAGAACGTCCAGGAACTGGAAAAAGAGTAAATTCTGGTGGCGTAAATATTATTTTTTCGGATAGCAACACTCATTTTAGAGGTGCAGAGAATTACAGAAGAAGCGGAGAAGTTGATGCAATGAGAATTCCAAAAGACGGTTTCTATGCACATCAGGTAATGTGGGACGGCTGGGTAGATATCGAAAAATACAGAACCCATATTATCGGACACTGGAATTATACTAATGAAGTTACCAAAAATATTTATGTGGTCTCTTCAGGAGCTAAAGTGGAGCTTTTTGTTAATGGTAAATCCAAAGGTTTTGGCAGGCAAAGCACACAATTTTTATTTACTTTCGAAAACATTCATTGGGAATCCGGTTCAGTGAAAGCGGTCAGCTATGATGCCAATAATAAAGTGCTGAGTGAAGATCAGAAAACAACTTCGGGAACACCTTTTGCAATTCGATTAACTCCTCGTACCAGTACACAAGGATTACTGGCAAACGGCGCTGATGTTGCTTTGGTAGATGTCGAAGTGGTGGATAAAAAAGGAAATCGCTGTGTTCTCGATAACAGTTTAATCGAATTTTATTTAAACGGAAATGCTGAATGGCTGGGCGGAATTGCTCAAGGTCCAGATAATTATATTTTATCTAAAAATTTACCTGTGGAAAATGGCGTAAACCGAATTATGATTCGTTCTACTTTGAATGCTGGCGAAATTACTGTTTCGGCTAAATTTAAAGGGCTGCAGTCCGCTAAAGTTATTTTGAAATCAAAACCTTTCTTAACCAAAGACGGACTTACAGAACAATTGCCTAGTGATAAAACGCCTTCTTATTTAGGCAGAGGCGCAACACCGGAAACGCCTTCGTATACTATAAAAAGAACGCCGGTTTTTATTAGTAGCGCAACAGCAAGTGCAAATGCCGATGATGCGAATAAAAGCTATGATGATAATGAATTGACTGAATGGGCCAATGACGGAAAAATCAGCACTGGGAAAATCATCTATACTTTAGCCGAACCAGCTATAGTAAATGAAACTGTAGTAAAATTTACAGGCTGGCGTAGTAAAAGCTATCCAATTCGTATATTGGCAAATGGAAAAGAAGTGTATCAGGGCAATACAGAACAGAGTTTGGGCTATATCACTATTCCGTTAAAACCAGTATTGGCAAAAGAAATAACAATTGAACTGACAGGATCTAATTCTGAAAAAGATGGTTTCGAAACTATTGTTGAAGTAGATCCAAACAAAGAATTAGATTTATTTAAAGATAAAGAAGCAGCGAAAACCAAAGGACAGCTGCGTATTGTAGAAATAGAATTTTATAAAAAGAATGATGAACAGAATTAA
- the rsgA gene encoding ribosome small subunit-dependent GTPase A yields the protein MTGLVYKSTGSWYTVKSEQGDFIECRMKGKFRIKGIKSTNPIAVGDIVDYELEETSDTVTGTIHKIHDRKNYIVRKSVNLSHQMHIIASNIDRVFLLVTINNPPTTFNFIDRFLVTAEAYGIETILVFNKIDTFDDATLDEQLYMQHVYQEIGYQCLRVSATANKGVEELKQLMIGKVTMFSGHSGVGKSTLVNALEPSLHLKTKTISEASKQGQHTTTFAEMYDLSFNARIIDTPGIKGFGIVDMEKEEISGYFPEFFKLKDQCKFNNCLHKEEPHCAIKAALEKDEIAWSRYNSYLKILEGDDEHYRVDSYDEERKASDETRK from the coding sequence ATGACAGGACTCGTTTATAAATCTACAGGAAGCTGGTACACCGTAAAATCCGAACAAGGCGATTTTATAGAATGCCGTATGAAAGGGAAATTCCGAATTAAAGGGATTAAAAGCACCAATCCAATTGCTGTGGGCGATATTGTCGATTATGAACTTGAAGAAACATCAGACACTGTTACTGGGACAATCCATAAAATTCACGACAGAAAGAATTATATCGTTCGAAAATCGGTGAATCTGTCGCATCAAATGCATATTATTGCTTCGAATATTGATCGTGTTTTTCTTTTGGTAACCATAAACAATCCTCCAACTACTTTTAATTTCATAGACAGATTCTTAGTAACTGCCGAAGCCTACGGAATCGAAACGATATTGGTTTTTAATAAAATCGACACTTTTGATGACGCTACATTAGACGAACAGCTGTATATGCAGCACGTTTATCAGGAAATTGGATACCAATGCCTGCGGGTTTCCGCTACTGCAAATAAAGGAGTAGAGGAGTTGAAACAATTGATGATTGGAAAAGTGACTATGTTCTCAGGTCATTCGGGAGTTGGAAAATCAACTTTGGTCAACGCTTTAGAACCTTCTTTACATCTAAAAACCAAAACAATTTCTGAAGCCAGTAAGCAAGGACAGCACACTACGACTTTTGCCGAAATGTATGATTTGAGTTTCAATGCTCGAATAATTGATACTCCGGGAATCAAAGGTTTCGGGATTGTTGATATGGAAAAGGAAGAAATCAGCGGTTATTTTCCAGAGTTTTTTAAGTTGAAAGACCAATGTAAATTTAATAATTGCCTGCACAAAGAAGAACCGCATTGCGCCATAAAAGCAGCTCTAGAAAAAGATGAAATCGCTTGGTCTCGTTACAACAGTTACCTTAAAATTTTAGAAGGAGACGATGAGCATTACCGCGTTGATTCTTATGATGAAGAGCGAAAAGCAAGTGATGAAACTAGGAAATAG
- a CDS encoding bifunctional 3-deoxy-7-phosphoheptulonate synthase/chorismate mutase type II has protein sequence MENKKEMRDWLNEFKLSHPFVIAGPCSAETEEQVLKIAHELKDSDVSVFRAGIWKPRTRPGGFEGVGEIGLKWLKKAKAETGLLMGTEVATAAHCKLALENDIDVLWVGARTTANPFAVQEIADTLAGTDKIVLIKNPVNPDMALWLGGVERLYAAGIKKLGVIHRGFSTYEKTKYRNIPEWQIAIELQNKFPDLPLIIDPSHITGNRDMILEVTQEALDLNYDGMIIETHNDPDNAWSDAAQQVTPDALKQIFKDLKVRKVSGDNDFDQKMTKLRANIDVLDANLLDLLGKRMKVADEIGQVKKDNNVAILQNNRWNEIQEKMIAEGAKKGLTEEFIVRLFKDIHQESIEHQEKVLNA, from the coding sequence ATGGAAAACAAGAAAGAAATGAGAGATTGGTTGAACGAATTCAAATTGTCTCATCCATTCGTAATTGCAGGACCTTGTAGTGCTGAAACTGAAGAGCAGGTGTTGAAGATTGCTCATGAATTGAAAGACTCAGACGTTAGTGTTTTTAGAGCTGGTATCTGGAAACCAAGAACTCGTCCAGGAGGATTTGAAGGTGTTGGGGAAATTGGATTGAAATGGCTTAAAAAAGCTAAAGCAGAAACTGGTTTGCTTATGGGAACTGAGGTAGCAACTGCTGCTCACTGTAAATTAGCTTTGGAAAATGATATTGATGTTTTATGGGTTGGTGCTCGTACAACTGCAAATCCTTTTGCGGTTCAAGAGATTGCTGATACATTGGCTGGAACAGATAAAATTGTATTGATAAAAAACCCGGTAAATCCAGATATGGCTTTATGGTTGGGTGGTGTAGAACGTTTGTATGCTGCTGGAATCAAAAAATTAGGAGTTATCCACAGAGGTTTTTCTACTTACGAAAAAACGAAATACAGAAACATTCCAGAATGGCAGATTGCTATCGAACTGCAAAATAAATTCCCTGATTTACCTTTAATCATCGATCCTTCGCATATTACAGGAAACCGTGATATGATTCTTGAAGTGACTCAGGAAGCTTTGGATTTAAATTATGACGGTATGATCATCGAAACTCATAATGATCCAGATAATGCTTGGTCTGATGCAGCGCAGCAAGTTACTCCAGATGCTTTGAAACAAATTTTCAAAGATTTGAAAGTGAGAAAAGTGAGCGGTGACAATGATTTTGATCAAAAAATGACCAAATTAAGAGCTAATATTGATGTGCTTGACGCTAATTTATTAGACTTATTAGGAAAAAGAATGAAAGTGGCTGACGAAATTGGACAAGTAAAAAAAGACAATAACGTAGCTATTCTTCAAAATAACCGTTGGAATGAAATCCAGGAAAAAATGATTGCCGAAGGTGCTAAAAAAGGACTGACAGAAGAATTTATCGTAAGATTATTCAAAGACATTCACCAAGAAAGTATCGAACACCAAGAAAAAGTATTAAACGCTTAA
- a CDS encoding outer membrane beta-barrel protein has protein sequence MKKTLVILALAMISFANAQKGTYLVSGNMSFWSNKDSSQGSESKDRNFNFSPKVGYQFKDNWTVGVETGFSSSKNEYTYLENASNNQERITKNFSAGAFVRYSKSLSQTFLLYADLGAGYKNSKETYTYLLYPENNSKTTFDGIYASFAPGLFLNIKNNFGLNFGIGGLSYSNTKSDQYNRSNSNFYFNFGQSFNIGISKNF, from the coding sequence ATGAAAAAAACATTAGTAATTCTTGCACTAGCTATGATAAGCTTTGCAAATGCTCAAAAGGGGACGTACTTGGTATCAGGAAACATGAGTTTTTGGTCTAACAAAGACTCTAGTCAAGGGAGTGAATCAAAGGATAGAAACTTTAATTTTTCTCCAAAAGTGGGGTATCAGTTCAAGGATAATTGGACAGTAGGGGTTGAAACTGGATTTTCATCTTCTAAAAATGAATACACTTATCTAGAAAATGCATCGAATAATCAGGAAAGAATAACTAAAAACTTTTCAGCAGGAGCTTTTGTTAGGTATTCAAAATCATTGAGTCAAACGTTTTTGCTATATGCTGATTTAGGTGCAGGTTACAAGAATAGTAAAGAAACTTATACTTATTTATTATACCCCGAAAATAATTCAAAAACTACTTTTGATGGTATTTATGCGAGTTTTGCACCTGGTTTGTTTTTAAATATTAAAAATAATTTTGGGTTAAATTTTGGTATTGGAGGTTTGTCATATTCAAATACAAAGAGTGATCAATATAATAGAAGTAATAGCAATTTTTATTTCAATTTTGGACAGTCATTTAATATAGGAATTTCAAAAAATTTCTAA
- a CDS encoding prolyl oligopeptidase family serine peptidase — MMNRINKMILFGSILFLGLSINSFAQESAAFPLWNQIPGAIKNEAYKEEPRLDAQGIRTGIRKVTEPTLMPFLVENNLGKNAAVIICPGGGYGVLSIDKEGINVAKWFNSIGISAFVLKYRLPSDDIMTDKTVGPLQDAQEAIRTLRQNAAKWNLDVAKIGIMGFSAGGHLASTASTHYLDKVYDSKEDISARPDFSMLIYPVISMEEGITHNGSKESLLGKTASAELIAKYSNEKEVNENTPPTFLVHATDDHAVPVENSINYYLALKKNKVLAEMHLYQNGGHGFGLGTKGTNTDWPTACKKWLIANKFLDEKPTYLFSYFKGNGEDGLHFACSTDGYEWQSLKNDTSFLTPEVGKDKLMRDPCVIKGGDGLFHMVWTVSWTDKGIGYASSKDLIHWSKQEFLPVMEYESGTRNTWAPEITFDEKSKTYMIYWASTIDGKFLETKSEEEKGYNHRIYYTTTKDFKKFSKTKLLYEPGFNVIDATILKQDKGYVMFLKDETKVPVQKNLKAAYSDNLTGPYTKASAPITGNYWAEGPTAIKIDNNWVVYFDKYTQKKYGAIKQTETGWDDISDKISFPQGTRHGTVIKVSPEIIANLKKE, encoded by the coding sequence ATGATGAACAGAATTAACAAAATGATACTTTTTGGATCAATACTTTTTTTAGGATTGTCCATCAATAGTTTTGCGCAGGAAAGCGCAGCATTCCCATTATGGAATCAAATTCCCGGAGCTATTAAAAATGAAGCTTACAAAGAAGAGCCTCGACTGGACGCTCAAGGAATTCGAACAGGAATCAGAAAAGTTACTGAGCCAACTTTAATGCCTTTTTTGGTCGAAAATAATTTAGGCAAAAATGCTGCAGTTATCATTTGTCCAGGTGGCGGTTATGGTGTTTTGTCGATTGACAAAGAAGGAATAAATGTTGCAAAATGGTTTAATTCGATAGGAATTTCTGCTTTTGTGCTTAAATACCGCCTGCCTTCGGATGATATTATGACAGATAAAACCGTTGGTCCTCTCCAAGATGCACAAGAAGCAATACGAACATTACGCCAAAATGCGGCAAAATGGAATCTAGATGTTGCTAAAATTGGAATCATGGGATTTTCGGCAGGAGGTCATTTGGCTTCAACCGCATCCACTCATTATTTAGATAAAGTATACGACAGTAAAGAAGATATCAGCGCACGTCCTGATTTTTCTATGCTCATCTATCCAGTAATTTCAATGGAAGAAGGAATCACTCATAATGGTTCCAAAGAAAGCCTTTTAGGGAAAACAGCTTCTGCCGAACTGATTGCTAAATATTCAAATGAAAAAGAAGTAAACGAAAATACGCCTCCAACATTTTTAGTTCATGCAACAGATGATCACGCTGTTCCTGTAGAAAATAGCATTAATTATTATTTGGCTTTGAAAAAAAATAAAGTTCTTGCCGAGATGCATTTGTATCAAAATGGAGGTCATGGTTTTGGTTTGGGCACAAAAGGAACAAATACGGATTGGCCGACTGCCTGCAAAAAATGGCTGATAGCCAATAAATTTTTAGACGAAAAGCCAACTTATTTATTTTCTTATTTTAAAGGAAACGGAGAAGACGGACTGCATTTTGCCTGCAGTACAGATGGCTACGAATGGCAATCTTTGAAAAATGATACTTCTTTTTTAACTCCCGAAGTTGGAAAAGACAAGTTAATGAGAGATCCATGCGTTATTAAAGGCGGCGACGGATTGTTTCATATGGTATGGACAGTGAGCTGGACAGATAAAGGAATTGGATATGCTTCCTCCAAAGATTTAATTCATTGGTCTAAACAGGAGTTTCTGCCTGTAATGGAATACGAAAGTGGCACACGTAATACTTGGGCTCCCGAAATCACTTTCGATGAAAAGTCAAAAACCTACATGATCTATTGGGCTTCTACAATTGACGGTAAATTTTTGGAAACTAAATCCGAAGAAGAGAAAGGATACAATCACAGAATCTATTATACAACAACAAAAGATTTTAAAAAATTCAGCAAAACAAAACTGCTTTACGAGCCTGGATTTAATGTGATTGATGCCACTATTTTAAAACAAGACAAAGGTTATGTAATGTTTTTAAAAGATGAGACAAAAGTACCTGTCCAAAAGAATCTTAAAGCAGCATACAGCGATAATCTGACTGGACCTTACACAAAAGCAAGCGCTCCAATTACTGGAAATTACTGGGCTGAAGGACCAACAGCAATAAAAATTGATAACAATTGGGTTGTTTATTTTGACAAATACACCCAGAAAAAATACGGAGCTATAAAGCAAACTGAAACGGGCTGGGATGATATTTCAGATAAAATCTCATTCCCACAGGGAACGCGCCACGGAACTGTAATTAAGGTTAGTCCAGAAATTATTGCCAATCTGAAAAAAGAGTAA
- a CDS encoding pyridoxal phosphate-dependent aminotransferase, with protein sequence MITTAKRLDIIEEYYFSSKLREVRQLASEGKPIINMGIGSPDLKPSQAVIDAVVLAMQDENAHQYQSYQGLPELRKGMADFYQNNYGVALDPAVEILPLIGSKEGIMHISMAFLNEGDHVLIPNPGYPTYSSVTNLVGAMPVYYDLKEANNWEPDFDALEKLDLAKVKIMWLGYPHMPTGARGSLELFAKLIAFAKKHNILLINDNPYSFVLNDKPMSLLQVEGAKDVALELNSLSKTFNMAGWRVGMVLGSASLIDAVLKVKSNMDSGMFYGIQKGAVEALKSDKSWFDSMNEVYKKRRALTEQLAEKLNCEVYKEGVGLFVWAKLPEGITSAEDFIDKILYEKSIFITPGTIFGSNGEGYIRFALCVKEEKIEEAISRF encoded by the coding sequence ATGATTACAACAGCAAAGCGTCTCGATATCATTGAAGAATACTACTTCTCATCTAAGCTGAGAGAAGTGAGACAATTAGCCTCCGAAGGAAAACCAATTATTAATATGGGAATTGGAAGTCCGGATTTAAAACCATCACAAGCGGTGATAGATGCCGTAGTTTTGGCAATGCAGGACGAAAACGCACATCAGTATCAAAGTTATCAAGGATTGCCGGAACTTAGAAAAGGAATGGCTGATTTTTATCAAAATAATTATGGAGTTGCCTTAGATCCTGCTGTTGAAATTTTGCCGTTAATTGGTTCCAAAGAAGGGATTATGCATATTTCTATGGCTTTCCTGAATGAAGGAGATCATGTTTTGATTCCAAATCCAGGATATCCTACTTATAGTTCGGTGACAAATCTTGTTGGAGCTATGCCAGTTTATTATGACTTGAAAGAAGCAAATAATTGGGAACCTGATTTTGATGCTTTGGAAAAATTAGATTTGGCAAAAGTAAAAATCATGTGGCTGGGATATCCGCACATGCCTACAGGAGCAAGAGGAAGTTTGGAATTGTTTGCAAAATTAATAGCATTTGCTAAAAAGCACAATATATTATTAATCAATGACAATCCGTACAGTTTTGTTTTGAATGATAAGCCAATGAGTCTGTTGCAGGTAGAAGGAGCCAAAGATGTTGCATTAGAATTGAACTCTTTGAGTAAAACCTTTAACATGGCTGGCTGGAGAGTTGGAATGGTTTTAGGAAGCGCATCACTTATAGATGCTGTTCTAAAAGTAAAAAGCAACATGGACAGCGGTATGTTTTACGGAATACAAAAAGGAGCTGTCGAGGCTTTGAAAAGCGACAAGTCTTGGTTTGACTCGATGAACGAGGTTTATAAAAAACGTCGTGCGCTTACAGAACAATTGGCAGAGAAACTGAATTGTGAAGTATATAAAGAAGGAGTTGGATTGTTTGTTTGGGCAAAATTGCCTGAAGGAATAACATCGGCAGAGGATTTTATAGACAAGATATTATATGAGAAATCTATTTTTATCACTCCGGGAACAATATTTGGTTCTAATGGAGAAGGCTATATCCGATTTGCGCTTTGTGTGAAAGAAGAGAAAATAGAAGAAGCAATTAGTAGATTTTAA
- the dtd gene encoding D-aminoacyl-tRNA deacylase: MKTVIQRVSSASVTIDSKIVADIQKGLLVLVGIEDADTQEDANWLCQKITNLRVFGDENDVMNLSVKDIQGDIIVVSQFTLHASTKKGNRPSYLKASKPEVAIPMYENFVKQIEKELGKKVQTGIFGANMKVALLNDGPVTIIIDSKNRE, encoded by the coding sequence ATGAAAACAGTAATCCAAAGAGTTTCCTCTGCCTCCGTAACCATCGATTCTAAAATTGTAGCCGATATTCAAAAAGGATTATTGGTTTTGGTAGGAATTGAAGATGCAGATACTCAAGAAGACGCTAATTGGCTTTGCCAAAAAATAACTAATCTTCGTGTTTTTGGGGATGAAAACGACGTGATGAATCTTTCGGTAAAAGATATTCAGGGCGATATAATCGTTGTCTCTCAATTTACTCTTCATGCTTCCACCAAAAAAGGAAACCGTCCATCATACTTAAAAGCTTCAAAACCTGAAGTTGCCATTCCGATGTATGAAAATTTCGTAAAACAAATCGAAAAGGAATTGGGCAAGAAAGTTCAAACCGGAATTTTTGGTGCCAATATGAAAGTGGCATTACTCAATGATGGTCCAGTTACAATTATCATTGACAGTAAAAACAGGGAGTAA
- a CDS encoding prephenate dehydrogenase, translating into MNVHVIGIGLIGGSLVLDIKGLYPEATIHGIDTNEKHVQEAIALGVIDKESSFEDLATADFVIVSVPVDVAMTILPKVLDSVGEQTIVFDVGSTKIPICEALANHPKRRNFIAAHPIAGTEFSGPSAAIKGLFQGKTNIICEVEKTTFKLQEKALELFKELGMRIRYMDPKSHDKHIAYVSHLSHISSFMLGKTVINKEKDEQDIFDMAGSGFESTVRLAKSSPAMWTPIFKQNKKQIVKTLEEYIANLSNFKELLVNDDYEAIYNEMQSVNKIREILNGMNAKK; encoded by the coding sequence ATGAATGTACACGTAATAGGAATAGGATTGATTGGAGGTTCATTGGTGCTGGATATCAAGGGACTGTATCCTGAAGCGACTATTCACGGAATTGATACTAACGAAAAACACGTTCAAGAGGCAATTGCTTTGGGAGTGATTGATAAAGAATCCAGTTTTGAGGATTTGGCAACTGCTGATTTTGTGATTGTTTCAGTGCCAGTAGATGTGGCGATGACGATTTTGCCAAAAGTATTGGATTCTGTAGGAGAACAAACTATTGTTTTTGATGTGGGTTCTACTAAAATACCAATTTGTGAAGCATTAGCCAATCATCCGAAAAGAAGAAATTTTATTGCCGCGCATCCTATTGCGGGAACTGAGTTTTCAGGGCCTTCGGCAGCTATAAAAGGGTTGTTCCAAGGGAAAACGAATATTATTTGCGAAGTCGAAAAAACGACTTTCAAGTTGCAGGAAAAAGCATTGGAACTGTTTAAAGAACTGGGAATGAGAATTCGCTATATGGATCCAAAATCGCATGATAAACATATTGCTTACGTGTCGCATTTATCGCATATCAGTTCGTTTATGCTTGGAAAAACAGTGATCAATAAAGAAAAGGACGAGCAGGATATTTTTGACATGGCGGGTTCCGGTTTTGAGAGTACCGTTCGTTTGGCCAAAAGTTCACCGGCAATGTGGACGCCAATTTTTAAACAAAACAAAAAACAGATTGTCAAAACATTAGAAGAATATATTGCTAATTTATCTAATTTTAAAGAGCTTTTGGTAAATGATGATTACGAGGCGATTTATAATGAAATGCAAAGCGTAAATAAAATAAGAGAAATATTAAACGGAATGAATGCTAAGAAATAG